The following are encoded together in the Rhodanobacter soli genome:
- a CDS encoding DksA/TraR family C4-type zinc finger protein — translation MATGWAGDGAVQDQIDATVDDAVQRARQQLRKGPGLTHCEECDAPIPAARRKAVPGVRLCVACQEAQDAEQRSASLYNRRGSKDSQLR, via the coding sequence ATGGCAACCGGTTGGGCAGGTGACGGCGCCGTGCAGGATCAGATCGACGCCACGGTCGACGATGCGGTGCAACGGGCGCGCCAGCAGTTGCGCAAAGGCCCTGGCCTGACGCACTGCGAGGAATGCGATGCGCCGATTCCCGCGGCGCGGCGCAAGGCCGTGCCCGGCGTGCGCCTGTGCGTGGCCTGCCAGGAAGCGCAGGACGCGGAGCAGCGCAGTGCCAGCCTGTACAACCGCCGCGGCAGCAAGGACAGCCAGCTGCGCTAG
- a CDS encoding carbohydrate-binding protein, protein MFVKRSAVWSGLALSALGSAVGTGMSVTLLAAMPVQAAYAQSAPACAAAWSATTAYSGGSVASENGTNYLANWWTQGNDPATSSGPSGSGQPWTSQGACGGSTPPPTDPPPASGGCDAAWNATTAYGGGSVVSENGVNYKANWWTQGDDPATHSGAVGTGQPWTSQGACDGTDPGDPGDPGDPGDPNPPAAGFLFSPYKDVTINLDWNTNVMRTAVTGTPIPLVGSGSLVATALPNLGAVTLAFASGECGSESWGGIPAASFASANIQPLVNAGVSYVISTGGQAGSFTCSTPAGMAQFLSRYASPYMVGLDFDIEGGQTQTQINNLISNAAYAHSLYPNLRFSFTLATLAASDGSYGGLNGVGDMVVRAVKAANLPNYTINLMVMDFGSASPGVCVVSNGQCNMGQSAIQAALNLEHTYGIPASRIELTPMIGVNDVSSEVFTIADVDTVIQYAVGQGMAGVHFWSLDRDTPCAGGGGTASPICNSVSGTTSLQYTKRFLQDLGK, encoded by the coding sequence ATGTTTGTGAAACGATCGGCTGTGTGGTCAGGCCTGGCCTTGAGTGCGCTGGGCAGTGCAGTGGGGACAGGCATGTCGGTGACCTTGCTGGCGGCAATGCCGGTGCAGGCGGCGTATGCGCAATCCGCGCCGGCCTGCGCCGCAGCGTGGAGCGCCACGACCGCCTACAGCGGCGGCAGTGTCGCCAGCGAGAACGGTACGAACTATCTGGCGAACTGGTGGACGCAGGGCAACGACCCAGCCACCAGCAGCGGGCCCAGCGGCTCGGGCCAACCGTGGACGTCGCAAGGCGCCTGCGGCGGCTCGACGCCACCGCCGACCGATCCGCCGCCGGCCTCCGGCGGTTGCGACGCGGCCTGGAACGCAACGACCGCTTATGGCGGCGGCAGCGTCGTCAGCGAGAACGGCGTGAACTACAAGGCGAACTGGTGGACCCAGGGCGACGACCCGGCCACCCACAGTGGCGCGGTGGGCACCGGTCAGCCGTGGACATCGCAAGGTGCCTGCGATGGCACGGATCCGGGCGATCCCGGTGATCCGGGCGACCCCGGCGATCCGAATCCACCCGCCGCGGGTTTCCTGTTCAGCCCGTACAAGGACGTGACCATCAACCTGGACTGGAACACCAACGTGATGCGCACCGCCGTCACCGGCACGCCGATCCCGCTGGTGGGCAGCGGCAGCCTGGTGGCCACCGCGTTGCCCAACCTCGGTGCGGTCACCCTGGCGTTCGCCTCCGGCGAGTGCGGCAGCGAGAGTTGGGGCGGCATCCCGGCGGCGAGCTTTGCCAGTGCGAACATCCAGCCGCTGGTCAACGCAGGGGTGAGCTACGTGATCTCCACCGGTGGCCAGGCAGGCAGCTTCACCTGCTCGACGCCGGCCGGCATGGCGCAGTTCCTTTCGCGCTATGCGTCGCCGTACATGGTCGGCCTGGACTTCGACATCGAGGGCGGCCAGACGCAGACGCAGATCAACAACCTGATCTCCAACGCCGCATACGCGCACAGCCTGTACCCGAACCTGCGCTTCTCGTTCACCCTGGCCACGCTGGCGGCGTCGGACGGCAGCTACGGCGGCTTGAATGGCGTCGGCGACATGGTGGTGCGCGCGGTCAAGGCGGCGAACCTGCCGAACTACACGATCAACCTGATGGTGATGGACTTCGGCTCGGCCAGCCCGGGCGTGTGCGTGGTGTCGAACGGGCAGTGCAACATGGGCCAGTCCGCGATCCAGGCGGCGCTGAACCTGGAGCATACCTACGGCATCCCGGCCAGCCGGATCGAGTTGACCCCGATGATCGGCGTGAACGACGTCAGCAGTGAGGTGTTCACGATCGCCGACGTCGATACCGTGATCCAGTACGCGGTGGGCCAGGGCATGGCCGGCGTGCACTTCTGGTCGCTCGACCGCGACACGCCGTGTGCGGGCGGCGGCGGAACGGCTTCGCCGATCTGCAACTCGGTCAGCGGCACCACGTCGCTGCAATACACGAAGCGCTTCCTGCAGGATCTGGGCAAGTAA
- a CDS encoding zinc ribbon domain-containing protein YjdM, with product MSDIPTCPLCAMENTYPDGDNYVCADCGHEWPIAAGAHAADAALVVRDVNGNVLNSGDTVTVIKDLKVKGSSIPLKQGTVIRNIRLVDGDDEHIEGSSDKIKGLVLKVCFLKKA from the coding sequence ATGTCCGATATTCCCACCTGCCCGCTGTGTGCGATGGAAAACACCTACCCGGACGGCGACAACTACGTCTGTGCCGACTGCGGCCACGAGTGGCCGATCGCGGCGGGCGCGCATGCGGCCGATGCCGCGCTGGTGGTGCGCGACGTCAACGGCAACGTGCTCAACAGCGGCGACACGGTGACGGTGATCAAGGACCTGAAGGTGAAGGGCTCGTCGATCCCGCTGAAGCAGGGCACGGTGATCCGCAACATCCGCCTGGTCGATGGCGACGACGAGCACATCGAAGGCAGTTCGGACAAGATCAAGGGGCTGGTGCTGAAGGTGTGTTTCCTGAAGAAGGCCTGA
- a CDS encoding VOC family protein — translation MPAHQVLATVAVSDFAASSAWYARLFGRVPDNGPNASCAEWQIARCTRIQVLPRNALADAGQRAGAALGIMVDDLDEILLGLQGRQIDVPPPQLATHYVRFAPICDPDGNLVTFVESATA, via the coding sequence ATGCCTGCCCACCAGGTTCTCGCCACGGTTGCCGTGAGCGACTTCGCTGCCTCCAGCGCCTGGTACGCCCGCCTGTTCGGGCGCGTTCCCGACAACGGCCCGAACGCCTCCTGCGCCGAATGGCAGATCGCCCGCTGCACGCGGATCCAGGTACTGCCCAGGAATGCACTGGCCGACGCAGGCCAGCGTGCCGGCGCGGCGCTGGGCATCATGGTGGACGACCTCGACGAGATCCTGCTCGGCCTGCAGGGGCGGCAGATCGACGTACCGCCACCGCAACTGGCGACCCACTACGTGCGCTTCGCCCCGATATGCGACCCGGATGGCAACCTGGTGACCTTCGTCGAGTCGGCGACCGCCTGA
- a CDS encoding ABC transporter permease/substrate-binding protein — translation MRCLLPAPMLLGVCLLLGACLLLGACLLPASAQAAPVRIGSKQFTESVILGELALAGAREAGIDAVHRRELGGTSILWRALLEGEIDAYPEYTGTLTQELLKGVPANADIATLRARLKPLGIGITDSLGFSDTYAIGMRDDEAARLGIKDISDLLRHPDLRFGFSNEFMDRGDGWPGLRRRYGLPQTNVSGLDHTLSYRAVASGAVDAIDLYSTDAEIPYYHLRTLRDDRRYFPRYEAVYLYRLALEQRAPAFVGVLHKLTGSIDEEAMRAMNARVKLRGVSENVVAADFLGIHADGHDGGLWPHLLQRSAEHVKLVAISLGLAMLLAIPLGILAARLRRLGQWVIGLTGVLQTVPSLAMFVFMIPLLGIGTWPAIAALFLYSLLPIVRNTHAGLVGIAPELRESAAALGLPPGVRLRRVELPLAMRSILAGIKTAAVINVGTATLAALIGAGGYGQPILTGIRLDDVGLILQGAIPAAMLALLVQGLFELVERWLTPRGLRLEARQ, via the coding sequence ATGCGCTGCCTGCTGCCCGCACCAATGCTGCTGGGCGTTTGCCTGCTGCTGGGCGCGTGCCTGCTGCTGGGCGCGTGCCTGCTGCCCGCGTCGGCACAGGCCGCGCCGGTGCGCATCGGTTCCAAGCAGTTCACCGAGTCGGTGATCCTGGGCGAACTGGCGCTGGCCGGCGCGCGCGAGGCCGGCATCGATGCGGTGCACCGGCGCGAACTGGGGGGCACCAGCATCCTGTGGCGCGCCCTGCTCGAAGGCGAGATCGACGCCTATCCCGAGTACACCGGCACGCTCACCCAGGAACTGCTGAAAGGCGTGCCGGCGAATGCGGACATCGCCACCTTGCGCGCGCGGCTCAAGCCGCTGGGGATCGGCATCACCGACTCGCTCGGCTTCAGCGACACCTATGCGATCGGCATGCGCGACGATGAAGCCGCGCGGCTGGGCATCAAGGACATTTCCGACCTGCTGCGGCATCCCGACCTGCGCTTCGGCTTCTCCAACGAGTTCATGGACCGCGGCGACGGCTGGCCCGGCCTGCGCCGGCGCTACGGCCTGCCGCAGACGAACGTGAGCGGCCTCGACCACACGCTGTCGTACCGCGCGGTGGCCAGCGGCGCGGTCGATGCGATCGACCTGTACAGCACCGACGCGGAAATCCCCTACTACCACCTGCGCACGCTGCGCGACGACCGCCGCTACTTTCCACGCTACGAGGCGGTCTACCTGTACCGGCTGGCGCTGGAGCAGCGTGCGCCCGCCTTCGTCGGCGTGCTGCACAAGCTCACCGGCAGCATCGACGAGGAGGCGATGCGCGCGATGAATGCGCGGGTGAAACTGCGCGGCGTCAGCGAAAACGTGGTGGCCGCCGACTTCCTCGGCATCCATGCGGACGGCCACGACGGCGGACTGTGGCCGCACCTGCTCCAACGCAGCGCCGAGCACGTCAAGCTGGTGGCGATCTCGCTGGGACTGGCCATGCTGCTGGCGATCCCGCTGGGCATCCTGGCGGCCCGCTTGCGACGCCTGGGCCAGTGGGTGATCGGCCTGACCGGCGTGCTGCAGACGGTACCCTCGCTGGCGATGTTCGTGTTCATGATCCCGCTGCTCGGCATCGGTACCTGGCCGGCGATCGCCGCGCTGTTCCTGTACAGCCTGCTGCCGATCGTGCGCAATACGCACGCCGGCCTGGTCGGCATCGCGCCGGAATTGCGCGAATCCGCCGCCGCACTGGGCCTGCCGCCCGGCGTGCGCCTGCGTCGGGTGGAACTGCCGCTGGCGATGCGCTCGATCCTGGCCGGCATCAAGACCGCCGCGGTGATCAACGTGGGCACCGCCACACTGGCGGCATTGATCGGGGCCGGCGGTTACGGCCAGCCGATCCTCACCGGCATCCGGCTGGACGATGTGGGGCTGATCCTGCAGGGCGCGATCCCGGCCGCCATGCTGGCACTGCTGGTGCAGGGCCTGTTCGAGCTTGTCGAGCGCTGGTTGACGCCACGCGGGCTGCGGCTCGAAGCGCGCCAGTAG
- a CDS encoding acyl-CoA dehydrogenase family protein has protein sequence MSTPSPTGNEQPALRSDDSVAKQLFLGNIVEENLFPYPQIRARDREMLGAMTDAIDQFLADKTAELKQYDRDAEQPAEFIQALREMGLFGLIIPEQFGGLELSNGAYARVLGQTSSHDSSVSLTIGAHSSIGMKGVLLFGSDAQKQRYLPKLAMGEMIAAFCLTESGAGSDAASIRTKAVRNDDGSWTLSGEKIWITNGGIADFYTVFARTDTPEGKITAFIVEAVWPGVSHGPHEDKMGIRASSTTTVAFADVRVPPENVLGPVGKGFKVAMSILNSGRTGLGGGAVGGMRSLIRLASAQAKERKQFGQPIAEFGLVREKIAQMTVDCFAAESAVWMVAHLIDGGGSDYSVEAAMSKVFASEAVQRASYEALQIAAGNGFMREFPYEQITRDTRILSIFEGTNEILRLYIALSGLKGVGAGLSELKAAVGDIFNDPIKGFGVLGTYTGRRMREATGYGIDRIVHELSPRLRKVAATYEKYTVELSKSADALLRRYGKKVADQQHAQKRLADIAIDLFVGLCVLSRADSLARQSHPAADEAIGIAEIFAKQARRRMARNVRGLERNEDEAIERLAGAVLANDGYMWDVI, from the coding sequence GTGAGCACGCCCTCGCCCACCGGTAACGAGCAGCCCGCACTGCGCAGCGACGACAGTGTCGCCAAACAGCTGTTCCTGGGCAACATCGTGGAGGAAAACCTGTTTCCCTACCCGCAGATCCGTGCGCGCGACAGGGAAATGCTGGGCGCGATGACCGACGCGATCGACCAGTTCCTTGCCGACAAGACCGCGGAGCTGAAGCAGTACGACCGCGATGCCGAGCAGCCGGCCGAGTTCATCCAGGCGCTGCGCGAGATGGGCCTGTTCGGCCTGATCATTCCCGAACAATTCGGCGGGCTGGAACTGTCCAACGGCGCCTACGCGCGCGTGCTGGGCCAGACCAGCAGCCACGACAGCTCGGTCTCGCTGACCATCGGCGCGCACAGCTCGATCGGCATGAAGGGTGTACTGCTGTTCGGCAGCGACGCGCAGAAGCAGCGCTACCTGCCGAAGCTGGCCATGGGCGAGATGATCGCCGCGTTCTGCCTCACCGAATCCGGCGCCGGCTCCGATGCCGCCTCGATCCGCACCAAGGCCGTGCGCAACGATGACGGCAGCTGGACGCTGAGCGGCGAGAAGATCTGGATCACCAACGGCGGCATCGCGGATTTCTACACCGTGTTCGCGCGCACCGACACGCCCGAGGGCAAGATCACCGCGTTCATCGTCGAAGCCGTGTGGCCCGGCGTCAGCCACGGTCCACACGAGGACAAGATGGGCATTCGCGCCTCAAGCACCACCACGGTCGCGTTCGCCGACGTGCGGGTGCCGCCGGAGAATGTGCTGGGCCCGGTCGGCAAGGGCTTCAAGGTAGCCATGAGCATCTTGAACAGCGGCCGCACCGGCCTGGGCGGCGGCGCGGTCGGCGGCATGCGCTCGCTGATCCGCCTCGCCAGCGCGCAGGCGAAGGAGCGCAAGCAGTTCGGCCAGCCGATCGCCGAGTTCGGCCTGGTGCGCGAGAAGATCGCGCAGATGACGGTGGATTGCTTCGCCGCCGAAAGCGCGGTGTGGATGGTCGCTCACCTGATCGACGGCGGCGGCAGCGACTACTCGGTCGAGGCGGCGATGAGCAAGGTATTCGCCAGCGAGGCGGTGCAACGCGCGTCGTACGAGGCGCTGCAGATCGCCGCCGGCAACGGCTTCATGCGCGAGTTTCCGTACGAGCAGATCACCCGCGACACGCGCATCCTGTCGATCTTCGAAGGCACCAACGAGATCCTGCGCCTGTACATCGCGCTGTCCGGCCTGAAGGGCGTGGGCGCCGGGTTGAGCGAGCTGAAGGCCGCCGTGGGCGACATCTTCAACGACCCGATCAAGGGCTTCGGCGTGCTGGGCACCTACACCGGCCGGCGCATGCGCGAGGCCACCGGCTACGGCATCGACCGCATCGTCCACGAGCTGTCACCGCGGCTGCGCAAGGTCGCCGCCACCTATGAGAAGTACACGGTGGAACTGTCCAAATCCGCCGACGCGCTGCTGCGCCGCTACGGCAAGAAGGTGGCCGACCAGCAGCACGCGCAAAAGCGCCTGGCCGACATCGCGATCGACCTGTTCGTGGGCCTGTGCGTGCTGTCGCGCGCCGACAGCCTGGCAAGGCAATCACACCCGGCTGCCGACGAGGCGATCGGTATCGCCGAGATTTTCGCGAAGCAGGCGCGCCGGCGCATGGCGCGCAACGTGCGCGGCCTGGAGCGCAACGAGGACGAGGCGATCGAACGGCTGGCCGGTGCGGTGCTGGCGAACGATGGCTACATGTGGGATGTGATCTAG
- a CDS encoding OsmC family protein, producing MTIPTVHASTGTTPYTVNFTDDTGHAWLADEPAELGGGNAGPAPHRLLLSALGACTAITLQMYASRKQWPLQHVGVELKFNPDGTPESGNDITRVITLQGELSDEQRERLLQIANACPIHKVLTGEVRIASQLAAT from the coding sequence ATGACGATACCCACGGTCCACGCCAGCACCGGCACCACGCCCTACACGGTCAACTTCACCGACGACACCGGCCACGCCTGGCTGGCCGACGAGCCGGCCGAATTGGGTGGCGGCAACGCCGGCCCGGCTCCGCACCGGCTGCTGCTTTCCGCGCTGGGCGCGTGCACCGCGATCACCCTGCAGATGTACGCGTCGCGCAAGCAGTGGCCGTTGCAGCACGTCGGCGTCGAGCTCAAGTTCAATCCCGACGGCACGCCCGAGTCGGGCAACGACATCACCCGCGTGATCACCCTGCAGGGCGAGCTGAGCGACGAGCAGCGCGAACGCCTGCTGCAGATCGCCAACGCGTGCCCCATCCACAAGGTGCTGACTGGCGAAGTGCGCATCGCCTCGCAGCTGGCGGCGACGTAG
- a CDS encoding DMT family transporter translates to MRAVLLMLGSASFFALMAVSIRFASAQLHPFQITFFRSTFGALFALPLLHVHGWQLLHTPRFGFYVMRCVLGMGGMLAGFWAIVNLPLAEAVALSYSSPLFVTIGAVLFLGEIVRMRRWSAVVAGFIGVLVIVRPGSAAFTAGSLVALLAAGLTGAVTISIKSLTGSEPADRIVLLTTLLWVPLSLPAALAVWQWPHAGIWPWLVLSGALGTGGHYCWTRALRLADASLLAPFSYLQLLIVAVLAWWIFGEGVDRYTVAGATIIIGASLYIAHREHSLARQRRRQVPAANAEPPI, encoded by the coding sequence CTGCGCGCCGTGCTGCTGATGCTGGGCAGTGCCAGTTTCTTTGCCTTGATGGCAGTGTCGATCCGGTTCGCGTCCGCCCAGTTGCATCCGTTCCAGATCACCTTCTTCCGCAGCACCTTCGGTGCGCTGTTCGCGCTGCCGCTGCTGCATGTGCACGGCTGGCAGTTGCTGCACACGCCACGCTTCGGTTTCTACGTGATGCGCTGCGTACTCGGCATGGGCGGCATGCTGGCCGGCTTCTGGGCGATCGTGAACCTGCCGCTGGCCGAAGCGGTGGCGCTGTCGTATTCCTCGCCGTTGTTCGTCACGATCGGCGCGGTGCTGTTCCTCGGCGAGATCGTGCGCATGCGCCGCTGGAGCGCGGTGGTCGCCGGCTTCATCGGCGTGCTGGTGATCGTGCGGCCCGGCAGTGCCGCGTTCACCGCCGGCAGCCTGGTCGCCCTGCTGGCCGCGGGATTGACCGGCGCGGTGACGATCAGCATCAAGTCGCTGACCGGCAGCGAACCGGCCGACCGCATCGTGCTGCTGACCACCCTGCTGTGGGTGCCGCTGTCGCTGCCCGCCGCACTGGCCGTATGGCAATGGCCGCACGCCGGCATCTGGCCGTGGCTGGTGCTGTCCGGCGCACTCGGCACCGGCGGGCACTACTGCTGGACGCGCGCGCTGCGGCTGGCCGATGCCTCGCTGCTGGCGCCTTTCAGCTACCTGCAACTGCTGATCGTGGCGGTGCTGGCCTGGTGGATCTTCGGCGAAGGCGTGGATCGCTACACCGTGGCGGGCGCGACCATCATCATCGGCGCCAGCCTGTACATCGCCCACCGCGAACACAGCCTGGCCCGCCAGCGGCGCCGGCAGGTCCCGGCGGCGAACGCCGAACCGCCAATCTGA
- the ubiM gene encoding 5-demethoxyubiquinol-8 5-hydroxylase UbiM yields MSFDIVVIGAGPAGLCFVRSLAGSGLRIALVERQEAAALVAPADDGREIAITHHSQRLIRELALWGRLREEEIGTLRDAMVLDGDDRDGLMFRHDEAGKPQLGWLLPNHAIRRAAYAEVMTLPEVERITGARVGSIRTGVDGAEVGLDNGGTLRAQLVVAADSRFSETRRAMGIAAGMHDFGKTMLVLRMQHDVPHEQVAWEWFGVGQTLALLPLHDPHTSSVVLTLRPQAMQALLALDDAALEAAMAERFQQRLGTMRVAGPRCAYPLVGVYAKRFVAERFALIGDAAVGMHPVTAHGFNFGLLGQATLARELRAASNVGRPIWSPALLQRYEREHRLATRPLYLATQMLAGLYTDDRRPARVLRKLALGAGARLGPFKRLVMSGLTADGGGVPAPLRLLRRGSA; encoded by the coding sequence ATGTCGTTCGATATCGTGGTCATCGGGGCCGGCCCGGCCGGGCTGTGTTTCGTGCGGTCGCTGGCCGGTAGCGGCCTGCGCATCGCGCTGGTGGAGCGGCAGGAGGCGGCGGCGCTGGTGGCGCCGGCGGACGACGGGCGCGAGATCGCGATCACCCATCACTCGCAGCGGCTGATACGCGAACTGGCGCTGTGGGGGCGGCTGCGCGAGGAGGAGATCGGCACCTTGCGCGACGCGATGGTGCTCGACGGCGACGACCGCGACGGCCTGATGTTCCGCCACGACGAGGCAGGCAAGCCGCAGCTGGGCTGGCTGCTGCCGAACCACGCGATCCGCCGCGCCGCGTATGCCGAAGTGATGACCCTGCCCGAAGTCGAGCGCATCACCGGCGCGCGGGTCGGCTCGATACGCACCGGCGTCGATGGTGCCGAGGTCGGCCTCGACAACGGCGGCACGCTGCGCGCGCAACTGGTGGTGGCGGCGGACAGCCGTTTCTCCGAGACGCGTCGCGCGATGGGGATCGCCGCCGGCATGCACGATTTCGGCAAGACCATGCTGGTGCTGCGCATGCAACACGACGTGCCGCACGAGCAGGTGGCGTGGGAGTGGTTCGGCGTCGGCCAGACCCTGGCGCTGCTGCCGCTGCACGACCCGCATACGTCATCGGTGGTGCTGACCCTGCGCCCGCAGGCGATGCAGGCCTTGCTGGCGCTGGACGATGCGGCGCTGGAAGCGGCGATGGCCGAACGTTTCCAGCAGCGCCTGGGCACGATGCGTGTGGCTGGCCCGCGTTGCGCCTATCCGCTGGTCGGGGTGTACGCGAAACGTTTCGTGGCCGAACGCTTTGCCTTGATCGGCGATGCGGCGGTGGGCATGCATCCAGTGACTGCCCATGGCTTCAATTTCGGCCTGCTCGGGCAGGCCACGCTGGCGCGCGAGTTGCGCGCGGCTTCGAACGTGGGGCGGCCAATCTGGAGCCCGGCGCTGCTGCAACGCTACGAACGCGAACATCGCCTGGCCACGCGGCCGCTGTACCTGGCCACGCAGATGCTGGCCGGTCTGTACACCGACGACCGCCGGCCGGCACGGGTATTGCGCAAACTTGCATTGGGCGCCGGCGCGCGGCTGGGACCGTTCAAGCGGCTGGTGATGTCCGGCCTCACCGCCGATGGCGGCGGTGTCCCGGCGCCGTTGCGGCTGTTGCGGCGCGGGTCGGCGTAG
- a CDS encoding glutathione S-transferase family protein — protein sequence MPLELYAHPFSSYCQKVLIALYENGIPFEWRLLTPDDAVTDAEFTALWPIRRFPLLRDGERTVIESSIIIEYLDRHYPGSAPLIPADADTALEARTMDRFFDNYVQTPQQKVVADSLRPAADRDPYGVKEARARLDIAYAWLDRKLAGRTWATGGDFSLADCAAAPALFYADWTHRIPAGYANVTAYRQRLLARPSFARAVDEARPYRSYFPLGAPDRD from the coding sequence ATGCCACTTGAGCTCTACGCCCACCCGTTCTCCTCCTACTGCCAAAAGGTGCTGATTGCGCTCTACGAGAATGGCATCCCGTTCGAATGGCGCCTGCTCACGCCGGATGATGCGGTCACCGACGCCGAGTTCACCGCGCTATGGCCGATCCGCCGCTTCCCCTTACTGCGCGACGGCGAACGCACGGTGATCGAATCGAGCATCATCATCGAGTACCTCGACCGGCATTACCCCGGCAGCGCGCCGCTGATTCCCGCCGACGCCGACACCGCGCTCGAGGCGCGCACGATGGACCGCTTCTTCGACAACTACGTACAGACGCCGCAGCAGAAAGTCGTGGCCGACAGCCTGCGCCCCGCCGCCGACCGCGACCCCTACGGCGTCAAGGAGGCGCGCGCCAGGCTCGACATCGCCTATGCCTGGCTGGACCGGAAGCTCGCCGGCCGCACCTGGGCCACCGGCGGCGATTTCAGCCTCGCCGACTGCGCCGCCGCGCCCGCGCTGTTCTACGCCGACTGGACCCATCGCATCCCGGCGGGCTACGCCAACGTCACCGCCTACCGGCAACGCTTGCTGGCACGCCCCTCGTTCGCGCGCGCGGTGGACGAGGCACGGCCGTACCGTTCGTACTTCCCGCTCGGCGCGCCCGATCGCGACTGA
- a CDS encoding beta-lactamase hydrolase domain-containing protein, translating into MLRSLLLSLVLAMAVGSATAAAPEEAAMAGLPHVAFPAPHRVASGRLQAGDIATLKHAGIRQVIDLSLDSETPGFDEAAAVRAAGIGYHNLPIRGAGDLTRARVAQFDRLLRDAGDQLTLVHCASSNRVGAMIALRAALIDGRSSEAALAEGRRWGLKSLEPAVRERLQAWSGDGSDAAAPTAR; encoded by the coding sequence ATGCTCCGTTCGCTGCTGTTGTCGCTGGTACTCGCCATGGCCGTCGGCAGCGCGACGGCCGCCGCGCCGGAGGAAGCCGCCATGGCCGGACTTCCCCATGTCGCGTTCCCGGCGCCGCACCGCGTGGCGTCCGGGCGACTGCAGGCGGGCGACATCGCCACACTGAAGCATGCGGGCATCCGGCAGGTGATCGACCTCAGCCTGGACAGCGAGACGCCCGGTTTCGACGAAGCCGCCGCCGTGCGCGCAGCCGGCATCGGCTACCACAACCTGCCGATCCGCGGCGCCGGCGACCTGACCCGCGCCAGGGTCGCGCAGTTCGACCGCCTGCTGCGCGACGCCGGCGACCAGCTGACCCTGGTGCATTGCGCCAGCAGCAACCGGGTGGGTGCGATGATCGCCCTGCGCGCTGCGCTGATCGACGGCCGGTCGAGCGAAGCGGCGCTGGCCGAAGGTCGCCGCTGGGGACTGAAGAGCCTGGAGCCGGCCGTGCGCGAACGGCTGCAGGCGTGGTCGGGCGACGGATCGGACGCCGCCGCGCCGACCGCGCGCTGA
- a CDS encoding 2'-5' RNA ligase family protein, which translates to MEAQLISPLSNPSELAAGINYFFALLPDTPARAAIVGVAERFRKSHRVGGSPVGIDSLHMTLCPMGKPERLRQPLEEALLAAAGEVRAQGFMAALDSAMRFSARDGQFPFVLCADAATTEAALALRKAIAAAQARMGLQVSGVSSFLPHVTMLHGHAVDAIEESITTIHWWVSEFALIRSFFGESRYEVIGRWPLAAPPVAEPVDMLAEMASLPDLPDEA; encoded by the coding sequence ATGGAGGCACAGCTCATTTCCCCCTTGTCGAACCCCTCCGAGCTTGCCGCCGGCATCAACTATTTTTTTGCGTTGCTGCCGGATACCCCGGCACGCGCCGCGATCGTCGGCGTGGCCGAGCGTTTCCGCAAGTCACACCGGGTTGGCGGGTCGCCGGTCGGCATCGATAGCCTGCATATGACGCTGTGCCCGATGGGCAAGCCCGAACGGTTGCGGCAGCCGCTGGAGGAGGCGTTACTGGCTGCCGCCGGCGAAGTTCGCGCGCAGGGATTCATGGCGGCGCTGGACTCGGCGATGCGCTTCAGCGCCAGGGACGGGCAGTTTCCGTTCGTGCTGTGTGCGGATGCCGCCACCACCGAGGCGGCGTTGGCCCTGCGCAAGGCGATTGCGGCTGCGCAGGCTCGCATGGGGTTGCAGGTCAGCGGGGTCTCCAGTTTCCTGCCGCATGTCACCATGCTGCATGGGCATGCGGTCGATGCGATCGAGGAATCCATCACGACGATTCACTGGTGGGTGTCCGAATTCGCGCTGATCCGCAGCTTTTTCGGCGAGTCGAGGTACGAGGTGATCGGCCGCTGGCCACTGGCGGCGCCGCCCGTGGCCGAGCCGGTCGACATGCTGGCGGAGATGGCGAGCTTGCCGGACCTGCCCGACGAGGCATGA